A part of Mustela erminea isolate mMusErm1 chromosome 9, mMusErm1.Pri, whole genome shotgun sequence genomic DNA contains:
- the CRY2 gene encoding cryptochrome-2 isoform X2 translates to MTWTRDSTSTPGNLELSPSFGPALLHYLRHLLLLSGLHFPSRIIELNGQKPPLTYKRFQAIISRMELPKKPVGSVTSQQMESCRADIQENHDDTYGVPSLEELGFPTEGLGPAVWQGGETEALARLDKHLERKAWVANYERPRMNANSLLASPTGLSPYLRFGCLSCRLFYYRLWDLYKKVKRNSTPPLSLFGQLLWREFFYTAATNNPRFDRMEGNPICIQIPWDRNPEALAKWAEGKTGFPWIDAIMTQLRQEGWIHHLARHAVACFLTRGDLWVSWESGVRVFDELLLDADFSVNAGSWMWLSCSAFFQQFFHCYCPVGFGRRTDPSGDYIRRYLPILKGFPSRYIYEPWNAPESIQKAAKCIIGVDYPRPIVNHAETSRLNIERMKQIYQQLSRYRGLCLLASVPSCVEDLNNPVAEPSSSQTGSMSSAGPRPLPSGPASPKRKLEAAEEPPGEELSKRARVAELPAPELPSRDV, encoded by the exons ATGACCTGGACAA GAGACTCCACGTCGACACCAGGGaacctggaattgagtcccagcTTTGGCCCTGCCTTGCTCCATTACCTGAGGcatctgctcctgctctctgggcttcattttcCCTCTCG GATCATTGAGCTGAACGGGCAGAAGCCACCCCTTACCTACAAGCGCTTTCAGGCCATCATCAGCCGCATGGAGCTGCCCAAGAAGCCCGTGGGCTCCGTGACGAGCCAGCAGATGGAGAGCTGCCGGGCCGACATCCAGGAGAACCACGATGACACCTATGGCGTGCCCTCCCTGGAGGAGCTGG GGTTCCCTACTGAAGGACTGGGCCCCGCCGTTTGGCaaggaggagagacagaagctCTGGCCCGGCTGGATAAGCATTTGGAACGGAAG GCCTGGGTTGCCAACTACGAGAGACCCCGAATGAACGCCAACTCCCTGCTGGCCAGCCCCACGGGCCTCAGCCCCTACCTGCGCTTCGGCTGCCTCTCGTGCCGCCTCTTCTACTACCGCCTGTGGGACCTGTATAAAAAG gtgAAGCGGAACAGCACACCCCCCCTCTCCCTGTTTGGGCAACTCCTGTGGCGAGAGTTCTTCTACACGGCAGCCACCAACAACCCCAGGTTTGACCGCATGGAAGGGAACCCCATCTGCATCCAGATCCCCTGGGACCGCAACCCCGAGGCCCTGGCCAAGTGGGCCGAGGGCAAGACAGGCTTCCCTTGGATTGACGCCATCATGACCCAGCTGAGGCAGGAGGGCTGGATCCACCATCTGGCCCGGCACGCCGTGGCCTGCTTCCTCACCCGCGGGGACCTCTGGGTCAGCTGGGAGAGCGGGGTCCGG GTATTTGATGAGCTGCTCCTCGATGCGGATTTCAGCGTGAACGCAGGCAGCTGGATGTGGCTGTCCTGCAGTGCTTTCTTCCAGCAGTTCTTTCACTGCTACTGCCCTGTGGGCTTTGGCCGCCGCACGGACCCCAGTGGGGACTACATCAG GCGCTACCTGCCCATATTGAAAGGGTTCCCCTCTCGATACATCTATGAGCCCTGGAATGCCCCTGAGTCCATTCAGAAGGCAGCCAAGTGCATCATCGGTGTGGACTACCCCCGGCCCATCGTCAACCACGCTGAGACCAGCCGGCTCAACATCGAGCGAATGAAGCAGATTTACCAGCAGCTGTCCCGCTATCGGGGACTCT gtcTGCTGGCATCTGTCCCTTCCTGTGTGGAAGACCTCAACAACCCGGTGGCAGAGCCCAGCTCGAGCCAGACTGGGAGCATGAGCAGTGCGG GCCCAAGACCACTCCCCAGTGGCCCAGCGTCCCCCAAACGCAAGCTGGAAGCAGCCGAGGAACCACCGGGTGAAGAACTCAGCAAACGGGCCAGGGTGGCAGAGTTGCCCGCCCCAGAGCTGCCGAGCAGGGATGTCTGA